The proteins below come from a single Pleuronectes platessa chromosome 1, fPlePla1.1, whole genome shotgun sequence genomic window:
- the mc1r gene encoding melanocyte-stimulating hormone receptor, protein MDTNRSHIGSILHVELGQFSDFMYENDTNSTGGERPSLGCVQIRIPQELFLALGLISLVENILVILAIIKNRNLHSPMYYFICCLAVSDMLVSVSNVVETFFMLLHDHGLLDVHPGMLRHLDNVIDVMICSSVVSSLSFLCTIAADRYITIFYALRYHSIMTTQRAIIIIVVVWLASLAASILFIVYHTDNAVIVCLVTFFCATLVFNAVLYLHMFVLAHVHSRRIVAFHKSSRQTTSMKGAITLTILLGVFIICWGPFFLHLILILTCPTSPFCNCFFRNFNLFLILIICNSLIDPLIYAYRSQELRKTLQELVLCSWCFGA, encoded by the coding sequence ATGGACACCAACAGGTCCCACATTGGCTCCATCCTCCACGTGGAGCTCGGCCAGTTCAGTGACTTTATGTACGAGAACGACACGAACTCCACCGGCGGTGAGCGACCCTCTCTGGGCTGCGTGCAGATCCGCATCCCGCAGGAGCTCTTCCTGGCGCTGGGGCTCATCAGCCTGGTGGAGAACATCCTGGTGATTCTGGCCATCATCAAGAACCGCAACCTGCACTCGCCCATGTACTACTTCATCTGCTGCCTCGCCGTGTCCGACATGCTCGTCAGCGTCAGCAACGTGGTGGAGACCTTCTTCATGCTTCTCCACGACCACGGCCTGCTGGACGTGCACCCAGGTATGCTGCGCCACCTGGACAACGTCATCGACGTGATGATCTGCAGCTCCGTGGTGTCCTCGCTCTCCTTCCTGTGCACCATTGCCGCGGACCGCTACATCACCATCTTTTACGCGCTGCGCTACCACAGCATCATGACCACGCAGcgcgccatcatcatcatcgtggtGGTGTGGCTGGCCAGCCTCGCCGCCAGCATCCTCTTCATCGTGTACCACACCGACAACGCGGTCATCGTGTGCCTCGTGACCTTCTTCTGCGCCACGCTGGTGTTCAACGCCGTGCTGTACCTGCATATGTTCGTCCTGGCGCACGTGCACTCGCGGCGCATCGTGGCTTTCCATAAAAGCAGTCGCCAGACCACGAGCATGAAGGGGGCGATCACCCTCACCATCCTGCTCGGGGTCTTCATTATATGCTGGGGCCCAttcttcctccacctcatcctcatcctcacctgCCCCACCAGCCCCTTCTGCAACTGTTTCTTCCGAAACTTTAACCTTTTCCTGATCCTCATCATCTGCAACTCGCTCATCGACCCGCTCATCTACGCGTACCGGAGTCAGGAGCTGCGCAAAACCCTCCAGGAGCTGGTCCTGTGTTCTTGGTGCTTCGGCGCCTGA